The nucleotide window TTATACCATCCACTACTCAGAGTTGTATAAATTCCATTGATACTTGCGTTTACTGGAATGTTTATATTAATGAAATACTGAAGTTGATAATATACTGTTATGTTTCCACTCCTGTTTGCTAAAATTGGAGTAGAATTTAAGCTAACAATCCTGCTTAACCCGTTTAAGACAATAGATGGTAAACTTATATTAGAATTAGCATTCACGAAAATCAAGGAAGGCAATCTTGCGATCTCTTTAAGACCGTCGGAAAAATATGAAACGTTTATAGGTATATTAAAGCTTCCTCCAATTACCTTATAATTTAAGAATATTGGATATAAATTACCAGTTATAAAGTAATATCCATTTGAGGCTGTAAATGCTCCTATATAGGACAAATTATAGAAGGTGTAGTTATTTGAAACCGAATATGCAATCTCGTCAGTCGCTATACCTTGTGGAGGGGAGGTTAAATATATTTCATTAATACCTAAAGTGAAGCTAGTTGTTAAATATTGTAATCTATATATAACTCCCAGTTCTCCTCCAAAATATGCCTTAAGATGATACCATTCTGTCATTAATCCAGTTATGAAACCATGTAAAAAGTTAAGATCCGTAACGATACTGGATGCACCGTTAGCGTTAACAATTGCAATTGCTTTGGCACCAGTGCTATTATCATAAGCGGAAAGTATTATATTGCCATTTGATATTTCGATTTCTAGCATCATCTCATCCCCGCTATTCACAATTCCATTGAAGTTTAGCAGAACTGGTCCTATTACCGGATCCCCGCTACTATTCCAGACCATGTAGATCATATGAAATCCTGGGTCAAATGAACCATTTGTATAAGGCCAATTATAGGCTACACCAACTTGATACCACCAGTCATTATTGGTTATTGCATTTAACAAATACGCTGGACCGTAACCAGAATCACTAGTTTGTGCAATTACTTTTACATAAATTACTAAATTTGTACTAACTGGATATGCATTTAACGCCATGAATAGCTGCTCGTCGTAGAAAGTTATCCCTGGGTCATTAGAATTTAACGTGGATAATGGTAGTGGTTTAGTATTACTATGAGATACTGGGGTTAATGGAATAAGAGATATAATTAAAAGGATTGTTATAATAATTACTTTCCACTCCATATTTTTTGTCTTTATACAAAACCTTTTAAGCATTTTTCCAACTGAACTTTCTTCAGTAGTACTATATATTAAAATCATAATATTAGTCAATCATTTCCATTATCATAAGATATATATATTCCGCTTGAGAATAAAGAATGTGGTGTTGAATGATTTCACCAATAATATTTGTTAAGATTTCCTTCTTGGTTATAGCCTTAGTTATGGCGATCTTTGGGGTTACCTATGTTGGCTTGGCTTACTTTAATCTCTTTCCACGAGTTAGAAACGATTTATATATTATTGGTTCCACATTAGTTGCGATAGCTACAGCTTTTGTAATACTCACGATAATTTTACTCTGATGCTGAGAAGGGCTCGGCTTGATCTGTGATGAACCCGAGCCATGCTAACTGAGTTTAATAGAGTTACTTAATGTAATGCTTTTTTGGAGTCGTTGAATTTTGGGGCATTTTAGAGCCATTGTAAATCTGATTGTGATCCTGATAATAATTGAAATGCAAGATAATAGTAGTTTATGCTAAAAATATCCAATAGACCAACTAAGCATTAATGTAAGTAATATTTATATCACAATCCCACTAACATATATTATGAGAAGAATTCTAAGATGGTATCTAATATACAGATTGCTCAGAGCTCTATGGAGGATAAGAAGGTGATAAGTTATGATGAATGTGATAATGAGAGAAATAGGTAAAAAATTAGATGAACTGTCTAGAGAATTTTATGAATCAGTTATTCCGCCCATAGATATGTATGAAGAAGGGGGAGAGTTAGTAGTGGTAGCAGATCTAGCGGGTTTTAATAAAGATAAGATAAGTGTAAGGTTATCTGCACAGAACGAACTGATAATTAACGCTGAAAGGGAAATACAGTATATTGGTACTAAATACGCTACTCAGAGACCTCTTAAGATACATAAGGTAATTCGTTTACCGGTAAAGGTTAAGAGGGATTCTCAAGTTACAGCGAAATATGAAAATGGTGTATTGACTATAAGGATACCAGTGGAGGGTTCAGTCTCAATCAGAATAGAATAATTTTTTTTAAGTTATGTATTTTTTCTTCCACTTAGTGATATTGAGAATGCTAGAATAACCATAAGGAGGGTAATGATAATATCTTTTGTTATAGCATAAAATATTATGGTTATAACCAATATCATTTGAGGAATATA belongs to Saccharolobus solfataricus and includes:
- the hsp14 gene encoding archaeal heat shock protein Hsp14 → MMNVIMREIGKKLDELSREFYESVIPPIDMYEEGGELVVVADLAGFNKDKISVRLSAQNELIINAEREIQYIGTKYATQRPLKIHKVIRLPVKVKRDSQVTAKYENGVLTIRIPVEGSVSIRIE